DNA from Canis lupus dingo isolate Sandy chromosome 27, ASM325472v2, whole genome shotgun sequence:
aaagccaaTATCAAAAGTTCAGGAGGAAGACTGGGACAGTCCCAAAGTCATAAACTCTGATAGAGAGTTAAGTATGGGTTAAGGCTGAATGAGAGGTTGTTAAAACAAGAGTCCGATGATATAATCTCACATCATGATAATGAAGAAAGATGTTACAGGGTGAGGAGCATCGTGATAGATTTAAAGAAACCAAAGTATTTTCCAGAGAACTCTCTGGtcaacatacattttaaaataacaaaccaaCAACTATAACAAACAAATGCTAAGAGAAGAGAGGGAGCAGAAGGGCACTGGTTTCTGGGGCAGTGGAGTGGGcctaaaaaataaactaaacaaaaacaaatgctaaTATCCTAAATGAACTGAGCCTAATAGAAAAATCTGACAACAAAAATCAAGAAGTTAAATATATCTAAAGATCTAAAGATAAATTCAAAGGACAAGAGAAACAATAGAGTAGATgtcataaaaaactaaaaaagtaatGGAGtgattcaattttaattttgttattaattatttttaaagattttatttatttgagagaaagtaagagagagagcacaagtggtgggagggagagggagaaagaagcaaattCCCCTGagcaaggctggatcccagaacaGTGGGATCATGaactaagccaaaagcagacacttaactgactgagccaccaggcaccccatcaattttcttattattctctcaaaaataaaataaatatttaagtccaggaaagaaaaaagagataataagTGAGCATCtcactactttttaaatatatttaaatcccaAGAATCCTATAATGTACATTCCAGATTTcaacttcaaataattttttaaacatgaacagaaaaggcatcaaaaacaaaaacaaaagaaaaagaatagaaaatccacAGAAGGCAATTAATAGGAAGTGTTGTCTTGTTTTTCAGCATGCACAAGATGTATCAGGAAGCCAACAAGTACAATATTTCTATATGTGGCTGATATAGTTTAAAATCTggctctgaatttaaaaaaaaaaaagtgtagctcTGCCAGATTTGTAGACTTACATTTGTCACTAACTCTTGTTCATTAACCACTCATTCATCAGTAAATGGAGATGTTGAATCCTGTTTCATAGGATATGCTGTGAAAATTGagaataatatacataaaatacctGGCACATGGTCGGTGCTCcatatatattagtttcctattcattattattattatttattattattattattattattattattatattttgatgtAACTGAACTAAGAAGTGGGCTACATTTATGTATCCTATTGACAGATAACTATTTAACAGCATGAGAGAGATACTTTCCCATACCTTTATAGCCTCTGGCATATAACAAACTAATTCTCTAGCAGTATTCTCTACCAGTGGAATGCCAATTTgaaaactttctattttatagtgaaagggaataaaggggaaaggagggaaaatgagtgggaaatatcagagagggtgatggaacatgagagactcctaactctgggaaacaaacaaggggtggtggaaagggaggtgggcgggggggttggggtgactgggtgacgggcactgaggggggcacttgatgggatgagcactggattttatgctatatgttggcaaattgaactccaataaaaagaaataaaaaaaagaaaactttctattttaatagACTCATATGCTCTTTTGGTAGCTGTTTAGTCCTAAGTATGATACTAAGAATATCAAGCATACCTTAAAATAGTATGTAAATCTTGCCTTGAGAACCAAAGAATAACAATGCTAGTAACAAGAGGCTCAGGAGATCAGATATAAGTCAAGCTGGTTCTAATAGAATCTGACAAAAGCtggaggcaagaaaaagaattagaCCAGAGAATCCAGAAAGACTCCACAGGAATGTCAGAAGGGGTCATAAGACCCCGTGATGAGAAAATAAACTGGTTTTGGCAATATAGCCAATCTAACTCTGTTCAGCTTACTCAACAGCAGAGGCAGGATTCagggaaagcaaagaaagataGAAACACATTCCTCTAATACCCCTCCATTCCTTTGGGGGagcacagagaaacagaaataccGCCAAGCCCCAGATATTCTGTGCGTTAGCTCTTTTCCTCCTTAGCTTTCATTATCACCTGgccttatttataatagacacTATACCACATTCCTCTGTGGTACAGTCTTACATTATGACTCACAACTCTGTTTATCAGTATTTGCCCTGCAATGTTTCAAGCTCTTTGCTCACTTCTGCTATTGACTTTGGTCAGCTCAAGTCTTCAGAGGCAACTGCAGCAGAGTGAGAATAGGAGTTGCTGCAAAAGACCCAGAAAGCGAGGCTATTATGATCAGATTCCATGAAACCATGATTTCATATATCTAATGAATAGACCCCAATGCATTCTACCACCTAGTTTGGGGAAGgcataaaagaaaaggaagtcacAGGGACAGGCTGATTTGGAATTAGATTCTATGGAGAATTTCAAAGGAATTTCTCATttgatagaaaataagaaatctagATGCTgtaatcttttcttaaaataggaaGTTGTAAAACTTAGGGACTTTATTTTCTCCTCAACAGCTTTAGAGTAGTTATCTCTctgaatttctccaaagaatgttAATATagctgaattccttttttttaaaactgaagaacAGTTtacacacaatgtcacattagcttcagatgtacaacatagtgattggacaaatCTGGGCATGCTGTGCTACAAAAGTAATTAGCATTTGTCACTATACAATGTTATAATAGTTTAATTCTTAACAAACTGTTCTCTATGACTTGATTCTACCAAAAAAGAGTACATAAAACAgtatcaacacacaaaaatcagcaTGCAATTAGCACTAAAAAcctaattagaatttattttctttgtatatgttATTTACATTGACAAGttagaatttgatttttgtattcaGGATGTCAATTCCTTATATTACCTTGAGATGCTCTAGGATTAATAAAGAGCTCTCCTCCAGGAGACTGCTGGGTGGACAGGAAGGATCTGAGAAGCTTACAGGAAGTGGAGCCCGCCAACTTAGCCCTGCAAGGGGgttaagatctctctctctctcacacatacacacacacacacacacacacacacacacacacagacgatCATCATGCacactttcctttcttctttcccaactTTCTGGAATTTCTTCCTCCTCatgcctctccctcaccccccatcTCAATTGCTTCCTAGTCTAGAACTTGCTGGATTCCAAAGAATGGAGGGAAattattaaaagacatttaagCCCTTACCACAGTCTCTTTGTCCCCAAGAtatctctcttcccctccttcccaaaTTCCACCAGCTGTTGTGCAAGAATCTGCTGTCTCCTTGTTGTTGGACTCCAATATTTCTAGATCTaatgctttcttttaattagaCCTGTATTTCAGGCCTAATTCCTATGTGTAATACTCACCACCCTTCCATTTCcggcacacacatgtacacacattcCAGAGTATGCAAACATCTAGGTTTCCACACATGAAGATTGCTgggtcagacagagaaagggtAAGGactaggaagaaggaaggaagcaggggtagaggaggaaagaaaggaaagaacaaggagagagaaagggagagaaagagaagaatgttcCTTTTGTTCCTCAAAAGAGAACACACGATACTTTGGAATACCATTCACCAACATAACCTACATTTGCTAAATGTTTGCATTTACCATTTCTTGGTTGTCTGTGAACATAAGGAGATGTGAGTCTTCAGCTAAGCAGAATTCCAGACTAgaattccagtcttttttctccACTGAGAAGTAATAACAATGGTTACCATACCTCATCCAGAGGTCAGGGCAACTATAACAACTGGTACACGTGTTGCACTTGGAACCTAGAAAGGAAGAGGACTGGTCACATCTTTATGCACCACTTAGTCTTGGAAATGAAATGGGAGGTAAACAGCTTATGGCAGCCCCATAGTCTTCCCTGCCCCAGCACCTTTCAGACTAAAGTTTAGAGAAAGGCACAACAATTCATGGCctcaaattaaaaacttcataatgaaaaaaaaaaacttcataatgGGGACAcctagtggctcagcagttgggcgtctgcctttggctcagggtgtgatcctggagtcctgggatcgagtcccacgtcgggctccctgcagtgggcctgcttttctccctctgcctgtgtgtctgc
Protein-coding regions in this window:
- the KLRG1 gene encoding killer cell lectin-like receptor subfamily G member 1 isoform X3, whose amino-acid sequence is MVRRPLQPNGGVLTRYQPCQQLHLELPVSRNWSTEPQAQNDYRPQPKVSSGRSPLSRHVAIALGFLSTILVCFLLVQWILCQGSKCNTCTSCYSCPDLWMRYGNHCYYFSVEKKDWNSSLEFCLAEDSHLLMFTDNQEMQSPGGELFINPRASQAYPMKQDSTSPFTDE